One genomic window of Streptomyces sp. WP-1 includes the following:
- a CDS encoding GNAT family N-acetyltransferase, giving the protein MWTVPLLTSPVLTAGALARTDQPVIPAGDGLVLRPWREADAPAVYAAFQDPLMHRFHGRSCVSEAEAAGWIAQWRRAWAGEREPQWAVVEEGTERLLGRVALRQIELADGLAELAYWTVARARGRNVATRAAGALTHWAFEEIGFHRLELMHSTANEASCRVAAKAGFVPEGTRRKAYLHLDGWHDMHLHARVRGD; this is encoded by the coding sequence ATGTGGACCGTGCCCCTTCTCACCAGCCCGGTGCTGACCGCCGGCGCCCTCGCCCGTACCGACCAGCCCGTCATCCCGGCCGGTGACGGCCTGGTGCTGCGCCCCTGGCGGGAGGCGGACGCGCCCGCCGTGTACGCGGCGTTCCAGGATCCGCTGATGCACCGCTTCCACGGCAGGTCCTGCGTGTCCGAGGCGGAGGCCGCCGGGTGGATCGCGCAGTGGCGGCGGGCGTGGGCCGGGGAGCGGGAGCCGCAGTGGGCGGTCGTGGAGGAGGGCACCGAGCGGCTGCTGGGCAGGGTCGCGCTGCGGCAGATCGAGCTGGCCGACGGCTTGGCCGAACTCGCCTACTGGACCGTGGCGCGGGCCCGCGGCCGTAACGTGGCGACCCGGGCGGCCGGCGCGCTGACGCACTGGGCGTTCGAGGAGATCGGTTTCCACCGGCTGGAGTTGATGCACTCCACCGCCAACGAGGCGTCCTGCCGGGTCGCCGCCAAGGCCGGTTTCGTCCCGGAGGGCACCCGGCGCAAGGCGTATCTGCACCTCGACGGCTGGCACGACATGCATCTGCACGCCCGGGTGCGCGGGGACTGA
- a CDS encoding 5'-nucleotidase, with amino-acid sequence MPAYDLANRLVVGVASSALFDLRESDAVFREQGEEAYRAYQEENRDDTLRPGVAFAFIRRLLSLNDLGEPGDPLVEVIILSRNDPDTGLRVMRSIQAHELPISRAVFMQGRSPYKFMPALNMSLFLSANGDDVREAVAAGLPAGHVLGAAYPDDAADRELRIAFDFDGVLATDAAEQVYQSGGLEEFRAHELRNAATPHDAGPLRDFLAGVNRIQNREEERRRTHPDYEVRVHVSIVTARNAPAHERAVNSLKQWGVRVNGAFFLGGIDKGAVMKVLEPHIFFDDQVTHLESTARTTPSVHVPFGEINAR; translated from the coding sequence ATGCCTGCCTATGACCTCGCGAACCGGCTCGTCGTCGGTGTCGCCTCCAGCGCCCTGTTCGATCTGCGCGAGTCCGACGCGGTGTTCAGGGAGCAGGGCGAGGAGGCCTACCGGGCCTACCAGGAGGAGAACCGGGACGACACGCTGCGCCCCGGGGTGGCGTTCGCGTTCATCCGCAGGCTGCTCTCGCTCAACGACCTCGGGGAGCCGGGCGATCCGCTGGTGGAGGTCATCATCCTGTCCCGCAACGACCCCGACACCGGGCTGCGGGTCATGCGCTCGATACAGGCCCATGAACTGCCCATCAGCCGGGCCGTGTTCATGCAGGGCCGGTCCCCGTACAAGTTCATGCCGGCGCTGAACATGTCGCTGTTCCTGTCGGCGAACGGCGACGATGTGCGGGAGGCCGTCGCGGCGGGGCTGCCCGCGGGGCATGTGCTGGGGGCGGCGTACCCGGACGACGCGGCGGACCGGGAACTGCGGATCGCGTTCGACTTCGACGGGGTGCTCGCCACCGACGCGGCCGAGCAGGTCTACCAGTCCGGGGGGCTGGAGGAGTTCCGGGCGCACGAGCTGCGCAACGCGGCGACTCCGCACGACGCGGGCCCGCTGCGGGACTTCCTCGCCGGGGTGAACCGGATCCAGAACCGGGAGGAGGAACGGCGCAGGACGCACCCGGACTACGAGGTGCGGGTCCATGTCTCCATCGTGACCGCGCGCAACGCCCCGGCGCACGAGCGTGCCGTGAACAGCCTCAAGCAGTGGGGCGTGCGGGTCAACGGCGCGTTCTTCCTCGGCGGCATAGACAAGGGCGCCGTGATGAAGGTGCTGGAGCCGCACATCTTCTTCGACGACCAGGTGACGCACCTGGAGAGCACGGCGCGGACGACCCCGAGCGTGCATGTGCCGTTCGGCGAGATCAACGCACGCTGA
- a CDS encoding siderophore-interacting protein, with the protein MAERPERKPRKVHTARVVRTERLTPHMQRVVLGGDGLAGFAADTCTDHYVKLLFGPPGVTYPEPFDLERIRAEFPREQWPVTRTYTVRDWDAEHRELTLDFVIHGDEGLAGPWALRVQPGESLRFMGPGGAYAPDPDADWHLLVGDESALPAIARALETLPAGARAHAFVEVAGPEEEQKIDSAAEIVWLHRGDRPVGAALLEAVRALEFPEGRLHAFVHGEAGFVKELRSMLRVDLRIPREDLSISGYWRLGHNEDGWQASKREWNARIEAEQESGARAAA; encoded by the coding sequence ATGGCAGAGCGTCCGGAACGAAAGCCGCGCAAGGTCCACACCGCCCGGGTGGTGCGCACCGAGCGGCTGACCCCGCACATGCAGCGCGTGGTGCTCGGCGGCGACGGGCTCGCCGGCTTCGCGGCGGACACCTGCACCGACCACTATGTGAAGCTCCTGTTCGGTCCACCGGGCGTCACCTACCCGGAGCCCTTCGACCTGGAGCGGATCCGCGCCGAGTTCCCGCGCGAGCAGTGGCCGGTGACCCGGACCTACACGGTGCGCGACTGGGACGCCGAGCACCGCGAGCTGACCCTGGACTTCGTGATCCACGGCGACGAGGGCCTGGCCGGTCCCTGGGCGCTGCGCGTCCAGCCCGGCGAGAGCCTGCGCTTCATGGGTCCCGGCGGCGCCTACGCCCCCGACCCGGACGCCGACTGGCATCTGCTGGTCGGTGACGAGAGCGCGCTGCCCGCCATCGCCCGCGCCCTGGAGACGCTGCCCGCGGGCGCGCGGGCCCACGCCTTCGTGGAGGTCGCCGGGCCCGAGGAGGAGCAGAAGATCGACTCCGCCGCGGAGATCGTCTGGCTGCACCGCGGGGACCGCCCGGTCGGCGCCGCCCTGCTGGAGGCCGTACGCGCCCTGGAGTTCCCCGAGGGCCGACTGCACGCCTTCGTGCACGGCGAGGCCGGTTTCGTGAAGGAGCTGCGCAGCATGCTCCGGGTCGACCTGCGGATCCCGCGCGAGGACCTCTCGATCTCCGGCTACTGGCGCCTCGGTCACAACGAGGACGGCTGGCAGGCGTCCAAGCGCGAGTGGAACGCCCGCATCGAGGCGGAGCAGGAGAGCGGCGCTCGGGCCGCCGCCTGA